TTATAGTATCTGACCCTGGAATAATAATGACAGCGAAAGAAGTAGCACCTAAATTGGAAATACATTTAAGTACTCAAGCTAATAATGTTAATTGGAAATCTGCTTTGTTTTGGTATAAACAAGGAGTTAAAAGAATTGTTTTAGCAAGAGAATTATCCTTTGAAGAAATAAAAGAAATGAGAGAAAAATTACCACAAGATTGTGAATTAGAAGCTTTTGTGCATGGATCTATGTGCATGTCTTATTCAGGAAGATGTCTTCTTTCTAATTATATGACTGGAAGAGATGCCAATAGAGGAGAATGTGCTCAGCCTTGCAGATACAAATATTATTTAATGGAAGAAAAGAGAGAAGGACAATATTTTCCAGTTTTCCAGGATGAAAGGGGAACTTACATATTAAATTCTAAAGACTTATGTATGATAAAGCATATACCGGAATTAGTTGAAAGTGGAATAAACTCTTTTAAAATTGAAGGAAGAATGAAAAGCTCTTATTATGTAGCATCAGTAGTAAAGTCGTATAGACAGGCATTAGATGCTTATTTAGAAAACAGTGAAAACTATAAATTCAATGAGGATTGGATGAATAATCTATTAAAAACTAGTCATAGAGACTATTATACTGGTTTTTATTTCGGTGACAAAGATAGTCAAATATATGAAACTTCATCTTATATAAGAAATTATGATATAGTTGGAATAGTTAAAGATTATAATAAAGAAACAAAGGAAGCAACTATAGAACAAAGAAATAAATTATTTGATGGAGATTTAGTTGAAATATTAAGACCTGTTGGAAACAGTTTTGAAGTAAAGCTTGAAGATTTACATAATGAAGAGGGAGAAAAAATAGAATCAACTCCTGTAGCTCAAATGATATATAAAGCTAAAGTTAATACAGAATTAAAGAAAGATGATATGCTTATTAAAGCTAAATAATCCTTATTTGAGGGGGAGAAGATTGTCATGAGTAAAAGAAGACCAATGTTAATAGGTATAACTGGTGGAACAGGTTCAGGAAAAAGTACTGTAAGTAAAGAAATATGTAGAAAATTTGATAAAGACCTCATAGTTATGATAGAACAAGATTCATATTACAGGGATCAAAGTCATTTATCCATTGAGGAAAGAGTTA
This window of the Clostridium cochlearium genome carries:
- a CDS encoding peptidase U32 family protein, encoding MNKPEILAPAGNLEKLKTAILFGADAVYLGGSKLNLRAFADNFSDKELIEGIEFAHSRGKRVYVTVNVFPHNEDLEELEPYLKDLENMKVDAIIVSDPGIIMTAKEVAPKLEIHLSTQANNVNWKSALFWYKQGVKRIVLARELSFEEIKEMREKLPQDCELEAFVHGSMCMSYSGRCLLSNYMTGRDANRGECAQPCRYKYYLMEEKREGQYFPVFQDERGTYILNSKDLCMIKHIPELVESGINSFKIEGRMKSSYYVASVVKSYRQALDAYLENSENYKFNEDWMNNLLKTSHRDYYTGFYFGDKDSQIYETSSYIRNYDIVGIVKDYNKETKEATIEQRNKLFDGDLVEILRPVGNSFEVKLEDLHNEEGEKIESTPVAQMIYKAKVNTELKKDDMLIKAK